The Pygocentrus nattereri isolate fPygNat1 chromosome 12, fPygNat1.pri, whole genome shotgun sequence genome includes the window cagacaacagtcaggacccgttccccaacccgaaggcgtagggaagctaccctctcgtccaccggggaaaaccccaacatacaggcgccgagtcgaggggctatgagaaagcccacacctgcccgccgcctctcaccatgggcaactccagaaaagaaaaaagtccagcccctctcaaggagattggacccagagaccaagctgtgtgttgaggtgagcccaactatatctagccggtatctctcaacctcgcgcaccaactcaggctccttccctgccagtgaggtaacgttccaagttccaaaagccagtttcagcaaccaaggatcagaacgccaaggcccacgccttcggacactgcccgatccacaatgcaccgcacccctactactgcccctcccattggtggtgggtcgatgggaggggggactcatgtagctccttcgggctgggcccggccgggcaccatgagtgaatgcccggccaccagacgctcgctggcgagcccctcccccaggcctggctccagggtggggccccggtaaccctgatccgggcagggtacataagtcctgctttgttgtcctcataggggtggttatggatcacactttgtctggcctgtcacctaggaccagtttgccatgggagaccctaccaggagcttttgctccagacaacatagctcctagggtccttcaagcacacaaacctctccaccacgataaggtggtgatccatggagagtgATCTCCATGGATcactattaatattattattattattattattgttattatatactATTCTGCAGCACAGCATTGCATCCCACAGCCGTACTGGTTTGAGAGAATTTATGTTGGATGctacgtgtttttttttttattgtccatCAATGTTCAGTtactacaattcccagcatgcattaggcaaatacatcatacagtCATTGAGAATACCCCCACAGCAGTTAAGAGGTTCAAACGGAGAACttccactctgtaatgtcttctgggtttctcaaacacttgagaagcagtaatgttaaccaatcagcgctcagcagcagtaaaacccgcctcctgctgctcgaaataaaagaaataaaagaagaataaaagaaatatacaggtgagttttctctgctgttttagagaaactcaTCCGTCTACTGTCTAAAATTAAAGTTCTGGttcagtgattagaaactattttaacttctcgtttttagccgttgagcttcatccactcccattcattgaggacttgctcgcgggcgccctctgctgttcagcaggcctgtttttgatataacgggggaaataggaagtggccagactcctcatTAACCTGATCTTGTTCAAACTGCTGATAAATCTGTCATTGTTTTGGTTTCTTATCAGGAAATCAACCCAGAAGGGGGTCCAACTAGTTATGAGAACCCAAGGAGACCACTGTAGAAGCTGAGTGGTcatgtttacagcagatgtGATAACGGCTGCATGTTTAATTTTCCCCGCCTTAAATGGGGCAGAGTGCTAAACTCTGTGGTCTTCCAGTGACCCCTGCGGTGCAGGTTGGGTAAAACTCTCCCAAGTGGCCCAAGAATGGAGCAGGTAAGACCTGCCTTGTGTATCAGCATAATGAAAGCATTCGACGTCGCTTTATTTACACATTCATTCACTCGCGGCCACAGGCTTGGGACTGTAGAGGTGGACGATGTGGCACAACTATAATATCGCGATAGATAAATTCATGATATGTtgtgatgctgttttttaattcagtattcgtggctaaatccagttaaactggaCTAATTGTACTGTCTTTATACTGAatcatgcagttggtcagtgtctaGACGCACTGACGATAAACACTATGATCTGAAAGACGTGTTGTGCTAAATTCTTGCGTAATTATATTTACTGCCACGCTGCCCAgccctgtgtgaatgtgttcatGGAACCAGAAGGACAGAAAGCAATGACCAAGAAATCTGACcaaaaatgcattattaaaaCAGAACCCAAGAACCTAGGTACGGTACCTTACACTCTAAAAGAAGATGgtcctttaagggttctttattgaatcatgaacactcagaaccctttgcatgatgaaatggttcttcagattgatggagaatgtgttgtagatgggtCTATAAagcaagcttgacattataacactaacagaacaccttttggtgctatatggaacccttttcaaaaatgttccatatagaaccatatgcactctgtatttaataaagaaaatggttctgtataaaaccatgaacacccaaagaaccctttgcatgattaaagggttctttacattgtgaaagggttcttcagtatatactgtagatggttctatgtagatttttttttaaaaacgttCTTGTATTGTAAGAGCTTgtaatcataacaacagaacaaccctttttggtgcaatatagaacccttttcaaaaatattccatatagaaccatgtgcaccctctctttagtaaagaaaatggttctatatacaaccatgagcgcccaaagaacccttttgcatgaaaaattcttcagactgatggaatggaatgtgctgtagatggttctatatagaaccttttcgaaaagggCTCTGTATAGGGAAAAAATttgtattgttacaagcttgacatcataacaacagaagaaccctttttggtgctatatagaacccttttcagaaatgttctatTTCAAACCATATgcactcaatttttttttttattaaaaaaacaaaaaaatggttctatatagaaccatgatcaCCAAAAGAACACTTGAAcatgaataaagggttctttgcatcgtgaagaGGTTCTgcagcttgatggagaatgtgatgtagatggttcttATGATTTGAAGATGGATctaaccatctacagcatattctgAAATACCCTTTcaggatgcaaagaaccttaagttatgcaaatgtttttggCGCTATATACAGCCATTTTtataactaaagaacccttgaagaaccctttgtgaaTAAAAGATCTGAACACTCGGTGGAAACAGAAGCTGCTACGAGTCCAGTGGGGAGTCCACAGTGTGCTTTAGCTTGTGTTTGTTTAGAGAACTCAAAAAGGCAAACGTGTGGCCACAGATGGAGCACCGGTAAGGCTTTTCACCGGAGTGAATCCTCTGGTGGGTTCTCAGAACGCAAGGCCTGGCGAAGGCCTTCCCGCACTGAGGGCACGTGTACGGCTTTTCTCCGGTGTGCGTTTTCTCGTGCTGGCGGAGCGTGTTCTTTTTGCTGAAGCCTTTCCCGCATGCGGCGCACCGGAAAGGACGTTCTCCGGTATGAATTCTTCTGTGCTCCCTGAAGTGCGTTGAATCGGAGAACCTCTTCCCGCAGTCGGCGCAGAGGTAAGGTTTCTCCCCGGTGTGAGATCTCTTGTGACACAGCAGGTGAGTCCTCTGCCTAAAAGTCTTCCCGCAGTGCGGGCACCGGAAAGGCCTCTGGTCGGTGTGCACTCTCTCATGCGCCTTCAGACTTTCCGACCGTGCAAACGTCTTCTCGCAGTGAGAGCACTTGAACGGCTTCTCGTTGGTGTGGATGCGCTCGTGAAGTTTCAGGTGCGTCCCATGACTGAAGGCGCTACTGCAGTAGGAGCATCTGAACGGCCATTCCCCGGTATGTGTCCTCAGGTGGAGCGTAAGAGTTCCTTTAGTCCTGAAGCTCTTGGTGCATTCGTTACAGCCAAAAGGCTTTTCTTCAGTGTGGGTCTTCAAGTGGACGCTGAGTCGCGACGAATCAGCAAAATGCTTGCCACAGATGTGGCACGTGAACTCCCTCGTCCCTGTATGCCTTGTCACGTGCAGCTTCAGCTCCTTTCGCGTGACGAAACCCTTGCCGCACTCCTCACAATGGAGGTTCTTCTTGTGCCTTTTCACATGCATCGCAAGACTTCTTGAAGTGGCAAATCTCTTCTCACACTGCGAACAGGTGAACAGCTTCTCTCTACGTCGAACCTCCTCTGGAGCCTGCAGGCCACCTGATGGATGACTCCGGTGTTCAGATGGATTACGGTTTCTCCTTCTGTTGTCTTCAGACAAAGGTGACCAGTTCTCATCATCACCtaaaagaggagaaaggagaaagggTTGTTAGAGCTAGACATGGAGGGATCGATCAGCTGTGTATCGGTATCGGACGATTTTCAGCCCAAATACGCGATCGGCAGATATTTCTCAGCTGATCAGGGACTTAAAAAATGAGCTATATTTCATCTGAGGCAcaagaatgtaactgttgcaccatttaaagaGTAACTCCACCCCTGGCTcaactttgaaaaatgttcaaaaataggCGGGGCATGCTGGGAGGGGCACCACAGTGATCTACGGGTTTGGAGGTGGGGCTGCGAGGGAAACCAGTCGGgctgggctgctgtgtttttagagctagctaccagaaaatatggagagagacagaatcaAATAGCACTTCTGTAACAGAGTCGTAAGAGGCTGGAGATTTTTCTGTACTAGCATCTCCATCTTCAGTGAGGAAAGTTGTTTTTGATCAGAAGTTACGTTAAGttgcatttggctgacgctctgatccagagcgaccttcaatttgatcattttacacaggaaggcgaaggtggtgttgggagtcttgcccaaggactcttatttgtatagtgtagggtgtttacccaagcttggcactgaaccccagtctacagtgtagaaggcagaggtgttacccactatactATCCAACTACTTTACCATTACACCAATGGATCTTGATCCTTAACAGTATGAGCCGCTGACTCCAGCCGCCGAAGAGATAACACAGTGCCAGACAATGATAAGCAGTGAGCGGCAAAGGCACCAAACGGTAGAACATTCCCTAAAACTGCCACAGCTCCGCATTCGCCCCGAAACCTTACAATTTGTGAGTTGTTCATGGCACCTACTGGTGTTACATCCGATTCAGTTCCCACTCATATTCCCCTCCCCTCAATAAATCTAACCCTCGGGCACGACTCATTGGACAGAAACCAATGGCAAGCAAGACTGGAGAAAGGCTGAAAAAGACTGTATGGACGAAAGGTTGACACAGTCGGTAACAGCGGCCAATTAACGTAAACATTTCCTGAACCGTTTCACTTTCCGTAGTTCCAGTGTTGCTTGGCgttgatttctgttcagtgagtCGCGCCCGAGAGTTTGAGTTATGAAGGGAAACTTGAATCGGATGCAACACCGGCAGCTTTATGGAGTCTCGCAAGAGTCCTCACTTAATCGGTCCAACATCTTCAATACAGACTCAGCTCAGATAAACTGGGTTATGTACAGTTGGTACAGACAGCTGGCGTATCTCCTTGTGAGGAGGTGCTGGGGGTGTTTAGCGTGAGAGTGGGTCTCTCCTTGCTCTCAGCTCCCGCACGAATCGGGCATCATCAGAGGACAGAAACATTGTTTGACTGATTTGCATACTGTGACGTGTCATGGTACACGTCATCTGCGCCTATAGCAGAGCTGAACCAGAGGGGGCGCTGCAGAGGCAGAACCgaccacaataaaaatgatattgttacagtttggaaagatgtgtttacatttcaatcaaggctgttatattttattattacagcgCAGAGCATTTCAGCTGTTCATGAAAAAATGTCTTAAGGTGGAGTTGCTCTTTAAGGTGGCACGGAAagattctaacaagaagctggcgaataagaagccgaCTTTAGACTCATCATATCTGTTTcactaaagaaaaacatttccctgaagtacattttacatattaGGTTTCTATTTCACTGTAAACTCGCTGTGTGAATGAGTAGAGCTGTAATTAACTGAGAAACAATTATGTTTGAGGGTCTCACCCCAGAGACAGCTCAGCACCTTTTTTTTGAGATGGTATTGCGTTCTCTAAGCAGGAgcatcattttggatctgattacttgtagtgtgcacgcaaatggagattttcatcagactgttgaatcAGTCTTAATTTATAATCGGCATAAATGAAGCCACTGTCTGACGTATGCAAAAAAAACCCATCCCGATCAgccagaggcattttggaaacaagtgctGTGGACAGGTCAAGTAAAAACACTGTGTCAACTGTTAGACCTGGGGACCGATCGGATGCCTTGAGGTTTTTCAGCCAGGGGGTCAGAAAACACTGCGTGACTAGATGGAAGAATGGAGGGCCCAGATTTTTGCATATTCATTACAGATTTTGAGTGATGAGGTGAAGAATCACATTGCTACTGAAGAAACGTTCATTAACCCAAAAATGTACATGCATATCTGCTGAGAGCCTGGTTCAAACACACGGGTCACATTTCAGACACTATTTTAACCCATTAAAGTGATTAATTTACTTACCGGAGGGAACAAAGTCGTTGTCTTCGCGATCGCTGCCGTCCCCGTCGCTCCGTCCACTCAGCTCCATCATGGTCCTGCAGTCCTCCAGCCTCACCGAGCACGTCTTTAAGGGGGTCTGAGCTGCAGCGGTACAGCTGGACTCCACACCCTCTGTAGGGTTTGGGTCAGTGTAGCACTGCAGAGAGAGGCTGGCCCCGTCCTGCTGCTCACTCTGGCCCACAGAATCCGGTATGAATACGGACGACACTTCAGCTTCACACTCAGGATTCACACTGGACacaccctcctcctcctcgaCCTGCAACGAGCTCTGGTCTCCAGCTGTGAGTTCAGAGTTCTGGGCTTGAGTATGATTTAGTTTCGCTTTACAGACGGAACACAGGATGGGTCCGTCCTCCACCTCCTGACAGGAATATCAATGAGATTATATAAAAGATACTGAATGAGTAATTATGGAATAATTCCCAGCAATTACTGAACAGTTCATAAATAGggaacaattcatagtagatacagagtaatttatagtggataccaaataattcacagtagatactgagtaatttatagtggataccaaataattcacagtagatacggagtaatttatagtggatagcaaataattcacagtagatacggaGAAATTTATAGTGgataccaaataattcatagtagatactgagtaatttatagtggataccaaataattcacagtagatacggagtaatttatagtggataccaaataattcacagtagatacggagtaatttatagtggataccaaataattcacagtagatacggagtaatttatagtggataccaaataattcacagtagatacggaGTAACTTATAGTGgataccaaataattcatagtagatacggaGTATTTTATAGTGGATACCAAATAAATCACAGTAGATACGGAGTAATTTATAGTGGATAccaaataattcacagtagatacagagtaatttatagtggataccaaataattcacagtagatacggaGTAACTTATAgtggatactaaataattcacagtagatacggaGTAAATTTATAGTGgataccaaataattcatagtagatattgagtaatttatagtggataccaaataattcatagtagatacagaGTAATAAGCCATAAGACTTTAGATTATATACTGAAAAACAGCCAACGTTCCCAACAGGTTGACGGAGACGCTGCTCATTattctttattctgtttattgtatttgtctCTTAGTAAAAATGCTTGTGATCAGTCTGTTCTGCTCAGTGTGTTTCATGTGTGACTCACTAAGACTGACTCCTCgtatttattacacacttaaatgaagtgactctgattctgatgaTCATTGTGAGCTCACAGGAAACGGGAGTCTTTTCTTCAAAAACACCAAGAAAGACCCTCGGACCTCCTTAGAGAGCgtctctgccctctgactcagCTTTCCTTCCAGCACAGCGATGGCGTTTCTCAGCCTCCACACCTCAGCCTGCAGGGTTCTGATGTCGTCCATGGAGAGATCAGTTCCTACTGACTTGGTGCAGGACGTTTCAGAGTCGTCCAGCAGGTGGAGCTGCAGGAAAACGCCAGCCGTCTGGGCTCTGTCCTCCATCCTGCACTGGTGAGTATCTTCAGGAATGGAGAGACTGCTGGAACAGAACAAAACCAGACATTATCCATGCAcaaggtgcaaaatacaggggGTCTAACCCTGAATGCCTCAATATCAAAATTCTGGGAGGGTCtataaaacataaacatataatGACGTTATGTTTTCATCGCTTATCTGCCTcacccacaatcagcttctgtctctggtggtcttaactaactagagctgcagctctgctctgcctcagggtggcgctgtagaaGACcggctcacccagttggtccttcatagcctagaaacTGCAACTCTGCCaggattcctctgaaaaacttcaGCATATCTGTAAAAGTGTctgaaatatatacattaaaatgaaaaaaaaaacataaataaataatatatatatataaacagggtTTTACTTTGGGGGTTTATACAATAtgtaatttacagtaaattaaaataaacacctTAACATGGTTAAAAGTTGGTCTGACCAAATTTATTGATCGTTATTGGAACATACGAGCGATTTATCGATATATAATTGATCAGAAGCCGttattttgcatatttcacTAGTGATActatccatgcatccatccatccatccactttctaagccgcttctccatcagggttgcggtggggtgctggagcctatcccagcagtcttcgggcggaaggcaggatacactagTGATACTAGTGAGATAAAAAAACAAGTGGCTGAAATTCGCTTCTCAGTACAActgtccgttccaccttaaatgttgcagcagtttCATTCAGACGCCTCAGGCACCTCAATGCaacttctgcaccatttaaggtggaacggaacaatTCGAATAACAACCACGTACGAGCTTTTTAAGTCTGTACAGCTCTAGTTTCTTCTTTTTGGATCCTCTGGTCTAAAATAAGGTCCTAAACCCCCGAAGTGAGAGATTTGGGTTTATTTTACTCACTAAAACACTCGAGTGACGTTATAAGCGTTATGATTTGAGGTAAACGCCGTTTCTGCGTTTCACGTTAAAAGCTCGTGTTCCTCTTCGCTCTGCCTGGGAAAATACCGataactcatttttaatttcattgtaattttattatatttttattcttacTTTCCCTTCGTGCTGGAGCCCAAACATAACAGGGCGAATCCAGCCGCAACTTCCAGGCgctacatttcaaaataaaagttcgaCTACTTCTCTTTAAAATGcgcttaaaatgaataaattagtaAAAACACACGAGACAATAACAGCCAGTAAAAACACTtcttcttaaaataaaatatacggataagttttttttttacaccaagTGACCGTATTTATTTTCACTGACTTTAAGTTTGACAATATGGACCCAATatcttttacttattttatgcctcaacagacttttattttatatgatctcaggaaaagaaagaagcaaatactgtttaacacattgtggaaaaaatattttgttctgtCAGAAACAGCGTATGAAAAAATGtatactgctgtgtctgatccactcagaccagcgcaacacacactaacataccaccaccacatcagtgttactgcagtgctgagaatgatccaccacccaaatagtacctgctctgtgagggtccacgggggtcctgaccactgaagatcaggcagagatggactacagtctgtaactgtagaactacagagtgagactcggtcagtggagctgatagagtggacagtgagtggagatacGAGGAGGTGGACTAATGTTATGGCCAatcagtgtgtatgtataaaataACAAAGCGTCCAGCAACACATGACCAGGTTACAGTCATGGTCAACGTGGTCAGTATCAGTGGAGAAGAACCTTTTAACCCACCAGCGGACTGGTTTGGTTTACAACATGAGGGTGAGGCCTGGACAGCATCGTTAGTGCTGAGTAATTAGCGGCTTGTTTAGTCTGCTGCATCTCTGCACTGGAGCTTTGCTTCAGttcacagaaaaatgtaaaattatatttGTTTGATGCTTGTAAcaaacaacaaccacaacagaAATGATGCGTCTGAGCACTGACTTTATTTCAGAAAGTACAGCGATAATCGCAATAAACTGGGGCGATTAACTGCCACATCAAGCATTTCAGAGCAGAAGCAGCGTAACGCTCAGTTGGCCTGCAGCCAGGAGATGGACGGAGCCTTGGAGATGGCGATGGAGGGTTCGTCCGCATACTGGTCGGTGCACGTCTCTATGTACGGATACAGTGATTCCGTGAAGACGTTGTTCTGGAAGGTGTAGAGAGGCATCGGGGACTTGGGGCTATAAAAGGCGATCTCTTTCTTACTGAAGTCCACTAGAACCCCAATCGCAGTCGGTCTTTCGGTCATCATGAGGAACGTGTAAGGCTCAGTGAGGGCCAGGTACCTCCCGTCCTTCCTCTTCAGAATGCCCCAGTAACCATTTTGGGGCCCATAGGTCAGTTCGCCTTTCCTCTGAGCCGATTTTCTGGCCACGCCCACCACGAAACAGGCCCGGGTCCCCACTTGGACCTCCCAGTAGATCCTCCCGGTGTCATAGCCTGTTTTCGCCACAGCCGCCAGGGCGGAATCGTAGCGCTTAGGACCATTCAGAACAAGCCGGGGGAAGTCGCCGCCCCTCGCTGACTGTCCGTCGTCGGACAGGTAGAGCCTGCGGTGCGCTGTGTCTGGATCTAACACTGGAGAGACTGGACAAAAGACAGGGTTAGAAAAAAGTTAAAGGAATGTTTTCAAAGCTTCCCACATGCACACCCAAGCCCAGCCGACCAGGCAAGACGGgtgtgaagtttgtttctttggtTTTACAGGTAAGGAGGAGTTTAAGTGTCGAGTCTTGGTGACGAGTGATGGttaaagggagggagagatcggccacaggctgggacagatGGCAGCAGTAAAGCGGTCCCTGTACCGGACTGTACACTGTTAGGGATAAAGGtcctgttcaggtacatttttcgttcatgaATGTACAAACATTGGCTTCATGCAACAATTTTCTCCAGTCCGATTGAAAACATTCTGATTGCAGGTTAagattgaggtgtttattctcactccactcaacaatctgatgggaaatctttgtttacatgctcactccAAGTAATCAGATGCAAAATGATGCGCATGTGTGGAGAgccacttagagtaaacgttaccatgacagccagcatcatgtgaggtccagtcagagtgagatgagcagcagtgagcagtgattgtgtttataactgctttaaaatgacgtcagactcaggaaaacgtccttcacatgtccttattaaagaaggccgagaggaagatgtcgtgctctgagacacataagctggacgtccgtcccgccgccgtcttttaaagatcagagcatgaacttcgtctcctctgcagaccagtttctgctccgccatgtcaaacggtataaactctcactgtgactttccgatagggaatgtaatcggatacaggcgtttacatggatattatttttgtatttaacggattatttacaggattacccacctcatttaATCGTATAATAACTGTactccaaatggcctcaatcagactagactattccgattgaagtGTTTATATGGACGTGTTCTATTCTGAtcgagctattagtcagattattaacggattattaggttgcatgtaaatgtggctactgtTTTGGGTTTGAATTTTTCTATGTATTCAGATAAGAGGTGATTGATGGATGCTGATATAAGTGACACTGTTTCTAACGGAGCTCGAACTAAACTCGGGTTTTAACGTCAGGTGCAGACCGAATACTTTCCTGCTCGTCTGGACAGCTAAGTATCACAATTagttattaaacaaataaaagctaCCAAGAGCAAAAGTGCAGCCAAGTTTAATCTGTGATTcaagaaatgattcagtgaatcATAAAATCTCAAATTTAACCATGACTTGATTCAACTCAAATGTGATTGTTcaagaaattattaaattaacCATAAAATCTTAAATTTTAACGCAGTTTAATTCATTTCAGTTACTATTCTTCTAGAAACAATTCATTCAATCTCAAAAGGTCAAATTTCACtgcaatttgatttgattcatttaTAGTTCTTTAGGAAATAATTCAGTGAATTACAAAATCTCACATCTGGATATGATTGATTTAGTTGTGAATATTTAGGAAACAATTTAATCAATCATGAGATGTCAAACTaatttgtgattattttaaatacatttcaattGATCATGAAATGTCAAATTTAACTACTACTTGATTCAGTTCAAATATGATCATCGTTtatgaaatgattcagtgaatcAGGATATCTTGCATTTTACCACAGCTACATTCAATTCACTTAATGTTGTTTTAGAAATTACTTGGCAAATCATAAAAAGGCAGATTTAACTACGATTGCTTTGATTCAATTTTGATTCAAAATCTCAAACTTACCTGGTTTGGTTTGGTTGAATTATGAATCTTTAGGAATcagttcatttatatatatggaATCCGAAGTTTAACCACAACttgtttacattaaaatatgacTGTTTAATTGAAATTTGAAATTATAGCCAATTATAGTCTGAGGATCATAACAAAACAGATTCGTCGAGAATCGGTTGAGTAATAAGGAAGTTGTTgccgatttaatcctgagactcatcgTCTCTCAATAAACCTTTATTTGTTTACAAGCaaatcttgacctctccaagttggcctgggagcagcttggggtccccgggaatgagctggaggacgTTGCGGGGGAGCAgagtcgtctgggattctctgctctcccaactgctaccgcgactcTAACTGGACTacctgatgatgatgacgatgatgagaCAAAAAAATTTCATAAAGCAACGGAAGTACCAGCTGCATTCTGAGCGTTCCAGCAGGGGGCGCAGTGTTGTACTGCCGGCACGTTCCTCAACTCAGTCTAACGCAAAGACGacttacataaacaaacatatgATAGGCTATCATCTTTCCGTTaaggtaaagcagctcactctcctctactgttcacgtttagctgttgaggctgtCGGAATAACAGTTGATCCTCTTGGGTTTGCCCTCTAGCGCCCCCTTCAGGACTGAGTGTTTTAACCGCCACAGTAGCATGAGAGCGCACACTGTGATGAAACTGTGATGTGAACTATAAACAGACTCACCCACAGTGATGGGAGGGACCTTGCCTTGA containing:
- the LOC108414259 gene encoding gastrula zinc finger protein XlCGF57.1-like isoform X2; protein product: MLKFFRGILAELQFLGYEGPTGSLSIPEDTHQCRMEDRAQTAGVFLQLHLLDDSETSCTKSVGTDLSMDDIRTLQAEVWRLRNAIAVLEGKLSQRAETLSKEEVEDGPILCSVCKAKLNHTQAQNSELTAGDQSSLQVEEEEGVSSVNPECEAEVSSVFIPDSVGQSEQQDGASLSLQCYTDPNPTEGVESSCTAAAQTPLKTCSVRLEDCRTMMELSGRSDGDGSDREDNDFVPSGDDENWSPLSEDNRRRNRNPSEHRSHPSGGLQAPEEVRRREKLFTCSQCEKRFATSRSLAMHVKRHKKNLHCEECGKGFVTRKELKLHVTRHTGTREFTCHICGKHFADSSRLSVHLKTHTEEKPFGCNECTKSFRTKGTLTLHLRTHTGEWPFRCSYCSSAFSHGTHLKLHERIHTNEKPFKCSHCEKTFARSESLKAHERVHTDQRPFRCPHCGKTFRQRTHLLCHKRSHTGEKPYLCADCGKRFSDSTHFREHRRIHTGERPFRCAACGKGFSKKNTLRQHEKTHTGEKPYTCPQCGKAFARPCVLRTHQRIHSGEKPYRCSICGHTFAFLSSLNKHKLKHTVDSPLDS
- the LOC108414259 gene encoding gastrula zinc finger protein XlCGF57.1-like isoform X3, translated to MEDRAQTAGVFLQLHLLDDSETSCTKSVGTDLSMDDIRTLQAEVWRLRNAIAVLEGKLSQRAETLSKEVRGSFLVFLKKRLPFPEVEDGPILCSVCKAKLNHTQAQNSELTAGDQSSLQVEEEEGVSSVNPECEAEVSSVFIPDSVGQSEQQDGASLSLQCYTDPNPTEGVESSCTAAAQTPLKTCSVRLEDCRTMMELSGRSDGDGSDREDNDFVPSGDDENWSPLSEDNRRRNRNPSEHRSHPSGGLQAPEEVRRREKLFTCSQCEKRFATSRSLAMHVKRHKKNLHCEECGKGFVTRKELKLHVTRHTGTREFTCHICGKHFADSSRLSVHLKTHTEEKPFGCNECTKSFRTKGTLTLHLRTHTGEWPFRCSYCSSAFSHGTHLKLHERIHTNEKPFKCSHCEKTFARSESLKAHERVHTDQRPFRCPHCGKTFRQRTHLLCHKRSHTGEKPYLCADCGKRFSDSTHFREHRRIHTGERPFRCAACGKGFSKKNTLRQHEKTHTGEKPYTCPQCGKAFARPCVLRTHQRIHSGEKPYRCSICGHTFAFLSSLNKHKLKHTVDSPLDS
- the LOC108414259 gene encoding gastrula zinc finger protein XlCGF57.1-like isoform X1, yielding MLKFFRGILAELQFLGYEGPTGSLSIPEDTHQCRMEDRAQTAGVFLQLHLLDDSETSCTKSVGTDLSMDDIRTLQAEVWRLRNAIAVLEGKLSQRAETLSKEVRGSFLVFLKKRLPFPEVEDGPILCSVCKAKLNHTQAQNSELTAGDQSSLQVEEEEGVSSVNPECEAEVSSVFIPDSVGQSEQQDGASLSLQCYTDPNPTEGVESSCTAAAQTPLKTCSVRLEDCRTMMELSGRSDGDGSDREDNDFVPSGDDENWSPLSEDNRRRNRNPSEHRSHPSGGLQAPEEVRRREKLFTCSQCEKRFATSRSLAMHVKRHKKNLHCEECGKGFVTRKELKLHVTRHTGTREFTCHICGKHFADSSRLSVHLKTHTEEKPFGCNECTKSFRTKGTLTLHLRTHTGEWPFRCSYCSSAFSHGTHLKLHERIHTNEKPFKCSHCEKTFARSESLKAHERVHTDQRPFRCPHCGKTFRQRTHLLCHKRSHTGEKPYLCADCGKRFSDSTHFREHRRIHTGERPFRCAACGKGFSKKNTLRQHEKTHTGEKPYTCPQCGKAFARPCVLRTHQRIHSGEKPYRCSICGHTFAFLSSLNKHKLKHTVDSPLDS